In a genomic window of Malassezia japonica chromosome 4, complete sequence:
- a CDS encoding protein-serine/threonine phosphatase (EggNog:ENOG503NY5Q; COG:T) has translation MLLSARGFVCARAPLGGPIARRCTVSLASTSHIPSGRRAFHGENCGLATALYVFHSAAYGIPKLRPQKQGKAPEKSQSMFGPIADFLIGGGEAQRQPIEDDEPDEPELPSSVDYLHGKGLHSAIRYNGRIVQTRLQSQQVGEDAYFLKEDALGIADGVGGWASAARADPALFSRLLMHFCHAELSNLDRACMQLTDEGEVDDSVARWNNSDPVEILQTAWERCVRASKREGIMGSSTALIAMLRGDELRIANMGDCVLMLIRENTMIFRSAEQQHSFNFPVQLGMMDSTVESVSLASALCMHRDGMIPDGAMDDELPDVNERLSTVIHTYDGVTDKTHWDSPKEDAGHWTLQVQDGDVVIMASDGLLDNIFDEDIIERVQDILAHFRTKASNAPESKVDLPYMISESLCNMAKATSEDPRVLTSPFQQHANEEGIYYVGGKNDDITVLTAVVAVNEPLDAPGWALELPD, from the coding sequence ATGTTACTATCCGCGCGAGGGTTTGTGTGTGCGCGGGCGCCCCTCGGTGGCCCGATCGCACGGCGATGCACCGTCTCGCTTGCAAGTACCAGCCATATACCCAGTGGACGCCGTGCCTTTCACGGTGAGAACTGCGGTCTTGCGACCGCTCTTTATGTCTTTCACTCTGCCGCATACGGCATCCCGAAGCTGCGGCCACAGAAGCAAGGCAAAGCGCCGGAAAAGAGCCAGAGTATGTTTGGTCCGATTGCCGACTTTCtgatcggcggcggcgaggcgcagcgtcagCCCATCGAGGACGATGAGCCGGACGAGCCCGAGCTCCCGAGTTCGGTCGATTACCTGCACGGAAAAGGACTGCACTCGGCCATCCGATACAATGGGCGGATCGTGCAGACGCGCCTGCAGAGCCAGCAGGTTGGCGAGGATGCATACTTTTTGAAAGAAGATGCGCTGGGCATTGCCGACGGAGTCGGCGGCTGGGCATCTGCTGCGCGGGCGGACCCAgcgctcttttcgcggCTGCTGATGCACTTTTGCCATGCCGAGCTGAGCAATCTGGACCGTGCCTGCATGCAGCTCAcggacgagggcgaggtgGACGACTCCGTGGCACGCTGGAACAACAGCGACCCCGTCGAGATCCTGCAGACTGCGTGGgagcggtgcgtgcgcgcgtcgaAGCGCGAAGGCATCATGGGCAGTTCTACGGCGCTAATTGCGATGCTGCggggcgacgagctgcgtaTTGCCAACATGGGCGACTGCGTGCTGATGCTCATCCGCGAAAATACCATGATCTTCCGAagtgccgagcagcagcactCGTTCAACTTCCCCGTCCAGCTCGGCATGATGGACTCGACAGTGGAGAGTGTGAGTCTGGCGTCGGCGCTGTGCATGCACCGCGACGGGATGATCCCCGACGGCGCGATGGATGACGAGCTGCCCGATGTGAACGAGCGCCTGAGCACCGTGATCCATACCTACGACGGCGTTACGGACAAGACCCACTGGGACTCGCCCAAAGAGGACGCCGGGCACTGGACGCTCCAGGTGCAGGACGGGGACGTGGTGATTATGGCGTCGGACGGGCTGCTTGACAATATATTTGACGAGGATATCATCGAACGTGTACAGGATATCCTCGCACACTTCCGGACGAAAGCGTCCAACGCGCCCGAGAGCAAAGTCGACCTGCCCTATATGATCTCCGAGTCGCTGTGCAACATGGCCAAGGCGACGAGCGAGGACCCCCGCGTCCTCACGAGTCCATTCCAGCAGCACGCAAACGAGGAGGGTATCTACTACGTCGGCGGCAAGAACGACGACATCACCGTCCTCACCGCTGTGGTTGCGGTGAACGAGCCGCTGGACGCGCCCGGCTGGGCGCTCGAGTTGCCCGATTAG
- a CDS encoding uncharacterized protein (COG:V; EggNog:ENOG503NYNG) encodes MMWPVHCVQETHGAELDSTVRAALDAKEASGTPVHYVKKGEDSNFDSYSAFASNEYILFTELTSLLFGAQPHAISTVVVVGLATDYCVMSTAVDAAKFGLRTLVPKDCVRGVRLRNI; translated from the exons ATGATGTGGCCGGTGCACTGCGTCCAGGagacgcacggcgccgagctcgacagcacggtgcgcgcggcgctcgacgcaaaagaggcgagcggcacgcctGTGCACTATGTGAAGAAGGGCGAAGATTCTAATTTTGACAGTTATTCGGCTTTTGCTTCGAACGAGTACATTCTCTTTACGGAACTGACCAGTCTGCTTTTTGGCGCACAGCCCCACGCAATCAGCACCGTGGTCGTCGTGGGCCTCGCGACGGACTACTGTGTAATGTCGACCGCTGTCGATGCGGCCAAGTTtgggctgcgcacgctcgtgccCAAGGACTGCGTGCGCG GTGTACGGCTGCGAAATATTTGA
- a CDS encoding uncharacterized protein (EggNog:ENOG503NW1I; SECRETED:SignalP(1-21); TransMembrane:9 (n6-16c21/22o173-194i206-229o372-393i472-492o504-524i564-584o590-610i622-642o654-683i); COG:S) translates to MRLHRLAWLLALPLAHASAVAEKLSVERQRLYTSTAAYCSNPDEILISSMDVQFFRHNSSLEFQLTASARPSNVSMSADLNLFAYGRDMFNMSIDLCQIGGGSLCPVPQYNFSGNGIFNVPEEYASRVPDIVYSVPDIEALGVMRLIEQGTNNTVGCMQVTLSNGLTARSERVVWATMGFTIAAAVAMVCATLYRDSLSSLRWRVVDVVSTLHTVAFASMLTLIIPLVYHQFSLSFAWSVGLIFIRPVQNAIYKTRLDAHTNDDGILYSALMKAYYSRLANLYPAASLNPGSPAVFTGSSNSLGDVFGSALGKRALYAPNTGPGGEMDSGGSSQSVVLASDNIGFSQTGIYYYSESLDISPNSAFLTVLVNWLFVLCIAVVVLLLVGLVATLVHSIAQGRRVEQGAPEKQPLADDTAVEESRVLTEERHEGHTLGGEPLLEAPAAATGLAGSRMGRAVMPFLKFTFFYVRPILFRVVEAATPPLLVFILFQFAHATGWPSHVSAAFILAALVLVWVAMLGPMFMHVAKTRDAHSLYFDEYQSPWDTYGSATRVGTMAEPYRPKYYWFATVHLVCHFLRACFIALPQRNDLAMRQTVGLLTVDVILFLLLVILRPGRDKWTDFVQYILALFRIVCWALCVVLTTEANIWGIPRAVIGFVLFAAVGLAVVFIFFVFLWDIIAALFSRQQRWTGRYGKHVQMVEHMHGAPYSDRPTEAYEAQGYSGEREHDAHERHEPEDDRDAHEPSHEPADGREAHEPSHEPADGHDAHEREETHVGNEPQEAHVGNEPQESSADAHVLAGNGRNDALPVQSQPTSDHAQSVLNTEDGLPTLPRAQPPIVGAGANLYSS, encoded by the coding sequence ATGCGCCTCCATCGGCTGGCGTggctgctcgcgctgccgctggCGCACGCCAGCGCAGTCGCTGAGAAGCTCTCGGTCGAACGGCAGAGGCTGTATACGTCGACAGCGGCGTACTGCTCGAACCCGGATGAGATCCTGATCTCGTCGATGGATGTCCAATTTTTCCGCCACAATTCTTCACTCGAGTTTCAGCTgacggcgtcggcacgcccgagcaACGTGAGCATGTCGGCAGACCTGAACCTCTTCGCATACGGACGCGACATGTTTAATATGAGCATCGATCTGTGCCAGATTGGGGGGGGGTCGCTCTGCCCGGTGCCCCAGTACAACTTTTCAGGGAACGGCATTTTCAACGTCCCGGAAGAatacgcgtcgcgcgtgccaGACATTGTGTATAGCGTGCCGGATATTGAGGCACTGGGCGTGATGCGCCTCATCGAACAGGGCACCAACAACACCGTGGGGTGCATGCAAGTCACGCTGTCCAACGGCCTCACCGCCCGCTCAGAACGGGTCGTGTGGGCGACGATGGGCTTTACCATCGCCGCGGCTGTCGCGATGGTGTGCGCGACGCTGTACCGTGACTCGCTCTCGTCACTGCGCTGGCGTGTCGTGGACGTGGTGAGCACATTGCACACGGTCGCTTTTGCATCGATGCTCACGCTCATCATCCCGCTCGTCTACCACCAGTTCTCGCTGTCGTTCGCATGGTCGGTCGGCCTGATCTTTATCCGCCCGGTCCAGAATGCGATCTACAAAACACGCCTGGACGCGCACACAAACGACGACGGGATTCTCTACTCGGCGCTGATGAAGGCGTACTACTCGCGCCTCGCCAACCTCTAcccggccgcgtcgctgaaCCCAGGCTCCCCGGCCGTCTTCACGGGGTCGTCCAACTCGCTGGGCGACGTCTTTGGCTCGGCACTGGGAAAGCGCGCGCTCTACGCGCCGAATACGGGGCCGGGCGGCGAGATGGACTcgggcggctcgtcgcagTCGGTCGTACTCGCCAGTGACAATATCGGCTTCTCGCAGACGGGCATCTACTACTActccgagtcgctcgacatCTCGCCCAACTCGGCCTTCCTCACGGTGCTCGTCAACTGGCTCTTTGTCTTGTGCATCGCTGTGGTGGTCTTGCTGTtggtcggcctcgtcgccacGCTCGTCCACAGCATCGCCCAGggacgccgcgtcgagcagggcgCACCGGAAAAGCAGCCCCTCGCGGACGACACGGCCGTCGAAGAGTCGCGCGTCCTCACCGAAGAACGCCACGAGGGCcacacgctcggcggcgagccgctccTCGAAGCGCCCGCGGCCGCAACGGGTCTCGCGGGCTCGCGCATGGGACGCGCCGTCATGCCGTTCCTCAAATTTACCTTCTTTTACGTGCGCCCGATCCTGTTCCGCGTCGTGGAAgctgcgacgccgccgctgctcgtctTTATCCTCTTCCAGTTCGCCCACGCCACGGGATGGCCGTCGCACGTATCGGCAGCCTTTatcctcgctgcgctcgtcctTGTCTGGGTCGCGATGCTGGGGCCGATGTTTATGCACGTCGCCAAGACACGCGACGCTCACTCGCTCTACTTCGACGAGTACCAATCCCCATGGGACACGTATGGGTCGGCGACACGCGTCGGCACGATGGCCGAGCCGTACCGGCCCAAGTACTACTGGTTCGCCACCGTGCACCTCGTGTGCCACTTTTTGCGTGCGTGCTTTATCGCTctgccgcagcgcaacgACCTGGCGATGCGCCAGACAGTCGGTCTCTTGACCGTGGATGTGATCCTCTTTCTCCTGCTCGTCATCCTCCGCCCGGGCAGGGACAAGTGGACAGACTTTGTCCAGTATATCCTCGCACTCTTCCGCATCGTGTGCTGGGCACTGTGTGTGGTGCTTACGACCGAAGCGAACATCTGGGGCATTCCGCGGGCCGTGATCGGATTCGTTCTTTTCGCCGCCGTTGGCCTCGCGGTCGTGTTCATCTTTTTTGTCTTCCTCTGGGACATTATCGCAgcgctcttttcgcggCAGCAACGTTGGACGGGGCGCTACGGGAAACATGTCCAGATGGTCGAACAcatgcacggcgcgccgtacaGCGATCGCCCGACGGAGGCTTATGAGGCGCAGGGATACTCGGGCGAACGCGAGCACGATGCCCACGAGCGCCATGAACCCGAGGACGATCGCGATGCCCACGAACCGAGCCACGAGCCAGCAGACGGTCgtgaggcgcacgagccgaGCCACGAGCCAGCAGACGGCCACGATGCCCACGAGCGCGAAGAGACGCACGTCGGCAACGAGCCGCAAGAGGCACACGTCGGCAACGAGCCGCAAGagagcagcgccgacgcacACGTCCTCGCGGGCAACGGTCGGAACGATGCCCTCCCTGTACAGTCCCAGCCAACTTCAGACCATGCACAATCTGTACTCAACACCGAGGATGGCTTGCCTACACTCCCTCGTGCACAGCCGCCTATTGTTGGAGCAGGGGCAAACCTCTATTCTAGCTAA